Genomic window (Drosophila sulfurigaster albostrigata strain 15112-1811.04 chromosome 2R, ASM2355843v2, whole genome shotgun sequence):
CACTGCTGGGCAACTACGGCGCTGCGGCCGCAGCCAGTTACAGCGCCTTCCTGGCGGGCAAGGACGAACTAATCGATGTGACATCCGTGGATGGGACAGCGATATCCGAAACGGCGTCGGTCAGCTCGCAAGAGTCGGGCGCCTCGGAGCCCGTCTGGCGGCCTTGGTAATCAACTGTGGCTGCCCTGGCGACATCAACTAATTTCTAGATCTTATCTTTAGTATTCCAAATGGCTATTAACCGTTCGctgcagcaatagcaatagcagcgaacaacaacagcaaaatccGTTGTCTTCCAAAGCAAATTGaagcaacaaatcaaaagGATCTGTTGATCCGATTTGTTTGCACTGtgcattgtttttaaatactttttaagattatttttgataattttgtaaatttttgtattttaactgTGATACTATAACTAAAGTACGTTGCGattcaaattatattgaaattcgCAAATTTCCTAATTAATTCGCTAAAGTTTCCTAGAGTTTAAAGAGAGCGCcctaagtaaataaattaagctttaaataatttgtaattgttaatttatgaattaaaacccaaataaaacaacaattctcatatcatatattatttctaGTCGTTATTACATCAAACACTTTTCAGGATTGAACACTAATTGGATAACTACAACTTAAATAAAGAATGCTACATTCTATACAATTCTGTAAAATCTTTGCatacattaaaattgattCATCGAAAGGGAAACCTTATGAATATGCAATTTTATACGATCAATAGAATTGGATGAGGTCAGTTCTGGTTCTCAGCGAGATTATGGAGAATTTTGGCGACTAATGAGAAAACAGTAACCGGAACAAAGAATGATTAATAAAATGAGATTTTAGAAAAGAtaatattcgatttttaaagttttagcGACATATGACATTTCTAGATTAAACTGGAGAGTTCTATCTTCAGAAATAATCTTGATGCATTCTTCAAGCATCTCAGATTCAATCAGAGCTTGCTGAATCTTGAAGTTTGATGCTTATCtctgtatataaaatatgtgctGAGTATGCATTCAATAGGTTTCAACTTCCACAGTGCTCTCATTTCGAAAGTGATCTATTGCCACACACATGGCAAAATCACACAGacccacaaacaacaaacatagAGAAGGCTCACATGTGCTGttgacttttacttttatcATTACATgcaacaagtacaacaacaactacaacaacagcagcatatCAGAGTTTTGCCGTCAGACAAGCAATTAAGAACTTGTAGCTACTGTAAATACTCGTCGATGTAAATGTAGATGTGCCGTAGATACAcactatataaatacatatgcaaCAAGTCCGATGCCCGATTCGTTTATATAATCAATTCTGATTTCAACGCGATGCATCTACTCAGCCTAATTGGAGAAGCTCTGATTATGCGCTGATTGGACTCGAAACTGGTTGACTCGAAAATCAACCCCTAAAACGTGCAGTTGGAAGCTGTTTGTTTTCTCTGCGATCTCTACCTGTAAACAGGTAAACAATATTCAACagtttaaacaacaaaaaaggtCTGTAGGATCCTCGCAGGTAGACCACAGACAAAAGATCGTTACAAAGTGATGGCCAGCGAATTAGGCTGTCACGGAGATTAACAAAAGATTGCAAGCATATTATTTTTGGGATAGCTGAAAATTGAATGTCATCGAATTGAATAATGAGAACAAAAttgttggtttttcttttaaattgtatatatattttttgttgtagtagtaTGAATAAAATTTATCACAATTTTCTTAAAGCTCAGTTGAGTGTTGGGACTTGCTgttcattttggtttttggcttgTATCAAAAACGAACAGAAGACGCCTTAAAGCAGGAAGCTGGAACCTGGAAGCTGGTTCCAATCATGGAAGACAATGTTGCGTTGTAGAGTGGAGTGTAGAGTGTGCTTTCTTAGGCTTGCACCCAACGATCCTGGAACTGAGCGACGGCAATTTCGTTGGCAGTGCTGCAGTACAGTGGCTCGATGAGATCGTTGTCGGCTGGCAGATCGGAGGCGGCGGTCCAGAAGAAGGTGCCATGAGCGGTGCGCACAAAGTGAACGGGAACTGTGGGCAATTGCTCGAGCTCGTAGTCCTCGATCTCGCAGGAGGCAGAGAGACGCTCGTTGGCTTCATTCTCATAGGATTCCAGAGAGTCGGCGCAAGATTTGTTGGCGATGGACTCAAGATCAGCGTTGCGGCTGTTCTCAATGGATTCGAGAGACTCCAATGAGTTGGCCTTGTGTGTGTTCTGCATGTTTTGCTGCTCCTCGACTTGTTGCTGCTTGAAGATCTTTTGCAGCAGCTTCTTCACGCTGTACGACTTCTTGTTGGATTTcatgttcatgttgttgttgttggcgatgATGTTCTTGTTCTGGCACATTTTGAGTTGTGTTGTGGAGTTTTGTGGTGTAGGTGTGATGCTGATGTTTACTGTACGAAGCGTAGTGCTCGAATGATGTCTGATCCTCTGGCTGGTCGCCCTTTTATACTCGCACAGGACCAAAAACGAAACCCAAGCCGACAGCAGGTCGGGACACAGagcagagagcgagaaagagagggaagagaATGCCagaggcaggcaggcagaacGAAACACCAGATACACTGTGAGCGAGTGTGGGAAAGTACAAGGATACGTGCAGtgaacaaaacaagtaaacgAGAAAAtcctgcacacacacgcacgcacacaaacgaaaaaaacggCAGGTGTGTTTTGAAAGCGGACAGCAGGGACGGACCTGCTTGCCATTAACCTGCATGCGTTGGAGTGTATCGGCATGTGGTGCTGCACTGCTCGCACCTGCAGTGTGTGCATAGCAATTTTATCCTGAGCCAGGATCGTGAGAAGCGAGACTTTCTACCAGTTCCCACAGTTTTTCGAAGGATCCTTTTTCGAGcctattgaaaaaaaaagaatctttCTGCTGATcacttttggtttttatatGCTCCTcagttgttatcgttgttgttgctgctgttgttgttatccttcttcgttgttgctgttgctggatGGCAGCTCTTTATGCACTTATCTCATTTGGCTTGGCCATAGAAATCCCTTTTTCGGGTCTTGAACACGTGTGCAGCGTTTGCCCCCGAAAAATCGTGGgagaatattttcaattttcaacgCTTCAACGACCCAAACAATTAATGGTCTGACAGTAGAGTCCCAGATCAACTAGTTGAATAGGCAGAGAGGCATTGGGATCATTTAATGCGctgtaatttgaaatttataaaatcttGTGTGTAGCTCTGTCTGTCCCAAGGCGTTGCCCGAGTGAGcgagaaaataaaaagaaggaTCATAAAAcgtacaaaaaaaaggaaaggagaaaaaaattactaaaaacgTGTCAGGCATTTTGAAAGCCGAAGgagttgcttttaattttatttcgatGGCACACAATTAGCAGGCGACTCGAAATGCttgcccctgcccctgcccccAAGTGCTCTGCTGACGTCGCTCTGCCGACGTCTATCTGTGCCTTATTAAGGGGCACTTTGTATGCTTCCTGGAGGAGCAgagatacacacacgcacagttGTGCGCCAGCGctgtcctttttttttgggatcgGATCGGTCGCAAGCTGGACACGTGATGGCGCGTGAGGCAGTCGGATCCATGGGAACTGCATTTCGTGTACGAGATCCTTTACTTAATGGATTGCCATTGACTGAGCCATAAATAATTGTAGCGTATGTGCGTCCTTACAtcagttggtttttttttgtggagcTACAATTTCTATGCCTGGGAGACAAATTAAGATTCAAGAAGCGTCTATTCTGGTGAGAAGTTGTAGGCTGGCGTTAACAGTTCGTTTCGGAATTGTGTTGTGTCTGTGTAGCCAACAGATTGTGCAGTCTTATTGATGCATCCTCAGATTGTGTGCTTAGCATTGgacttattgttgttgctgttgtgggtTAGTTAGAGctgattgtgtgtgtatgtttttctCCCTTCTGAGCTCAGATCAGCTCGGCTATTGAGGTTTAATTAGAAGAGAAGGTAACAATCTAGCAATGTATGTTGGCACAACCAAACGATAAATAGTTCAATAGATAAGGTAGACGCTGACAGAATGGATCTGTGGAGTTCTATagtaatttttcaattgaCGTAATAATAGGAAGTTGgacttattttattatatagcGAAGGTCTTACAGATTGTAttcttataaaaatacatttaagttTTGAACAAAGCTTAACAATTTTCGAAAAGGGAAAGTGCCAAAAACCCGATTTTCTTAGCATTTTATAATTGAGTGGATTTAATtctaatgaaataatttaaaatatttaaaaaaatatttataatttaataatttataaatatatgtactttaaaGCTAAAGCAGTTAAGacttaaatatatagtttCAACAGTCAAGGTtgtttcataatttataattgaatttaatcaaatctaatcaatattttagaacccaaaaactaatttaatttaattatatatttaatttacttatttataaaaaatacttctaTATCAAAGCTGTCAAGTTTAGGTACATAAAGTATTTACAATAAAGATTGCTCAATTCTTAGCACAATCTACAGATACTTCGTgatcttttaatttttgtaacaCTACAATGTTTACTGAATAAATAAAggatacatatgtgtataaaaGAATCCTATATTCAATTCTAGGAActgattttataaaaaaagacAACTTCATAGTTGTCCAATTCGGTCAATTTACACGATTTGTTGTGGAACTGTTTCATGGAATTGGGATTACGGCCTTGAATGTTTTGGTCGAGTCATGCTACCATCTCATTATTATGCACAATTGTGTGTTCTAATTGTGTTTCGTCCTTGGCTCTATTTTGGTTGACTCATTCCCCTGACTTTCATTTCATGGCCCACGTGCATGCCCATAGatccaaaataaaatagcaacCAAAATTTCTATGGCAaaccaaaaattcaaaaaaaccaaaaaaaaatgttcgaAAAGCCCCGCTGGGGTCTATAGATTCAGGGACAGTCTCAAAGATAGTCAgctagctgctgttgccactgtaGCGGTTTTTGGGCTACCGTCGTGCCTTttagcccaaaaaaaaaaagtaaaacaaaaatcgtTTCCAGTGAAATCTTTGACCTGCTCGTTCGATGAACACGTGCACTGATTTCTTATCGTTACCGATCATTTAAGGTTCAGAAAATTGTAGATTAGCTCGAAACAAAAACCTgggacacaaaaaaaaaaaacataacacaaaagaaaagaaaagtaaaaatacgtaaaaatatatatcaacaTTAACCTGACCCCTCACCGATTGCCATTGTTAGCAAGTGTTTAGGTTCCTAGCCCAAGTGTTCgtacacacacgcatttgCTGGGCGGGGTGCGACGATTGGGATTGAGATCGGGAATGAgaacgtgaacgtgaacgtgaaTCGTCTTGTTTGAACACGTGACGACCTCGTTTTCAATCGCTGCGGGGTGTTGGTTTTACGAGGCCGTTTCAAAATCGCATCGCTGCCAACTGACAcgtctgtgttttttttcgatGTATCTACTGTCCATACCATATTCAGCAAGTGCGAAGCCTGACCAAACCCATGGGACAAGCTCAATAGATCTACACTCGCTACGTGCGTAACATGCAAGCGGCGAATTTTCACACATGTGGCCCAGCACAGCCAGCCAGCACTGTGAGGTCGGGGAAATGCCCGCAATCATTAAGGTTCGCGGCAAATCAGGTCGAGTTACAGGACACGGACATTCCGCCAAATAAAACCTTGTCGGTGTTAACTGTCCCGATGTTACGGTATTTCCGTTCGGCGATTCACTGGTCAGCGTGAACATCAAACAAGGCGTGCGAAAAATTCTAACGAATGTAACCCTAGAGACGACGAGACCTATCACTTGAGCTTGTCTAGTCTGTCTTTCCCGACTTGTACTTGTAGACGACTAATTTACACTTCTAGAAAAACTGTCTTACGAAATGTAGCAgacaagaaaaatatatattacttgTAGTGACTTTAGTATTAACGcatagaaattttaaaataatgtcaagcgaaatataaagtatacgtatttttcaaaaataataaaatgaagtgtaaattttaatattaatgtgtACATATTGAGGATGCTTAAATTATAGTGCATCTATTGAGTGATAAAAGAATTAtcttttcataaatattgcatatttgttggtaattaatataattatgcaGCATTGGTTGAAAATATACCTACAGCACAAGCCAATTATTCTATGTTGAATACATTCATatcttttatttgattttcctTCCTAAAATATCTACATACTCATTATACTTTTTTGCGCAGTGTAAACAATTTGAAGATACAAATCGCAGATACATTTGAATAACCGACCCACGCGATGACGACAACGGCGGTTGTTGTAATGATAAAATAACACACCATAACACGCACTCACTAtacagcacacacatatttgtaGAGAGGagaacaatatataaataaaagaaaataaaatgctattgGGACTGGCAAACACATGTGGGGTCCTTTTTTTGTCATCATATTACATGCTGCACCGCAAAGCACTTGACACGAGACAGCGCGACATGTTGAATTATCTTTTTAGTTTACAAATTAGTATGTGAGATGCATATATGCGGGAGGCACTAGTGTTCTTGGAATGCAAACGACTGTATTGTTAGTTTAGGACGTAATGCATCATGCACAAAAGGATCAATATCAAATGGCCGACAAGAAACAGGCAATTGGCAGTTAGTCGCCTTGGCCGCCCATCACTCAGCGCACGTGCAAGGCACAAAAGGGGTTGTAATTACAGTTTAACTCTGTGTTGCCGCCCTCCCTAAAAAACGAGCCttaacaacaccaacaccgCACACATAAGCACACCACAGCAACCACACCAAGAGGGGTCCGATGAGTCCGGTTTATGCAGATTCGTTAACACAATACGATCGTAACACGTGCAACCTGATCAACCGATGAGCATGCGAGGCGTGGACAGGTCTTCGACTCGATTTTGTTTTCGTGTGTGCCTCTTGCAACACTCAGGGGCGTCACAAATCGTTGCAGCTAAGGTTTCTTTCGTGCCACATAGCTTATGCAGGGCAGGACCTCCTACTTGAGACCCAAGGGAGTTCGAATTCAACACAACAAGCGATCAGCCACAGCTGGGGTGTTTGGTTCCAATGACATGTCTTTCTTTTGAAAGGGAGCGTAAACATGCACCTACAAAAACCGAATCCCCTAATGCATTAAATTGAACACTCATAAAAGATATCTATATTCTGTTCCCTTTTTACACACAACCATTAAAACGAAACccttcatttatttaaatcctAGCATGTCTAGTTCCACTTAATGGTCTTCAAACTAATTATAAAACTGAAGACTCAGAAATCCTTTTAACAACTAATGATTTAAGAGCTGTCCCCGTCTCGGTAAGATAGCATATCTTACTTTCAGATTGGGTTTCAGCTCAGACGTTGCTCTTAATCCTGGGATCAAAGTGTCTGAACTGCATTAACAGATTCAGTAGATCGATCTTGATAGCTGGAGAATGCAAAGAATTGTGTCAATATTTTGGGGCAACATTAACAAGTCTAGACAGCTTCTTAAAAAGGACAAGTACACTTTAGCATATCGTAGTTTTGAGGCATTAGAAGTTGCGACAATTATCAGGCTGAATAGCAAATTATCTTCTTTAAAGGAACTAGACATTTAGGTTTGGTACAGTTGAGTCAGATATGAGCTGTGAAGTCCTGGTAGTTGGTATCTTGTTTACattatttggaaaataaaataggcaatgtaaaataatattattttatataatgtaTTTGTTAAAACAGGCAGagaaactgaaaatatatacaggacctataatagaaatatatgaCTAGTAATGATCTACTTATAGTTAGAAACAGATTCAACTCAAAAAACATTCTTcaatggtatttttatatgaagagaggagagagagggcAGGCTAAATCTTTTAAGCCTAATAAGAATTCCTAGCTCTTTTCAAATATGAAACTGTTGCTGAAAGGAAtaagtatattatattagttttgatattttaaataaataagaccaaaatgaattttgtttttcttagttttagttttatttctattaaagctgttgatattttcttattatttaaagttagTAGTTTCCTATTACTATTAAAGCTGTCGGTTTCTTTCTTATCACTAATTATGAGTTGTTTAAATCTAAGTAAAGCTCTTGTTATCACAGGTTTACATCGAGTCAATTGGAAGACATGAttcgttgttatttttgtagttgGAAGACATGATTTGTTGTCGTTTgtagttgtggttgctgctgctgccgttgatgttgctgctgctgctgtttaccAGGGGCGCCACATTGGACtgttgctggctggctgagGGCTGGCTGCTGCCTCGGATTCCTCAGCATCGCTGTGATAGCCCGACGAGGCAGGACTCGAAGGACGGCTGACTGCagacaatttttgttgttgctgctgttgtggttgctgatCGGCTTGCAGCATGCGTTGGAACTCCATGCCCAGATGTGTCATCACTGTTTTGCCCACATCAACGCTCATTGCCGGGGTGCAGGCCATAACACGAGAGATTTCACTGACGGCATTCATGTAGCCATTCTTGAAACTGTCCATGGGCACCGGAGAGACTGGCGCCTGTTGCTTGATGACCTGTTTGCGCATGAAGACAAGTGCTGCCTCGAGCATTTCGGCTTTGTCCAGTCGCAGGATGGCATCGTCGCCCTGGAACTCGGCAACAAGTGTCTTCAGTGTGTCGAGGCACTTGTTCATGCGTGCCCGACGCTGACGCTCCAGCAATGGTTTCTTCACCTTCAGATAGTGCTGTGTCTTCGAGACGTGTGTGGATGCAGTTTGTGGTGCCATTTTCGTAATTTTTGTTGAGTTTGTCGAAGGAGATCAAGAGAAATGCCTTGAGAGATGTGCACGGCTTGCAGGATGCTGTGTGAATGATGCTCTACTCAACTGCAGCGACGCCTTTTATAGGCGACGCACTGCAGTTCGAGTTTTAGTTCGGGTCCTGCAGCCAGGACCTGCAGCAGGTAGCGAGAGTATAAATCTAGAAAACTCTCTCATCTGTGCTCTGAGATCTGGGATCTGTGTGcgtctgtctctgtgtctgtgctCAGCGCGTGGGAAAGGAAATCGTTGAGACTCAGActcaacagcaataacaatagcaatagcaaatagcaataaatactataagaCGATTGTCTAGTTGCGTGTCTGACGCATTGTAGCTGCAATTAAACCGTAAAATGCTGGCCAAGAACAGAGAATAGACTGGCCAGACAATTGACCAAAACCATTTGTGATTTGTCTGTTCCTGGGGCCAAATATAAATTGCTGTAAATGTTGTAAATGTGTGATGTTCTGGGATTGTTcattaaaatagttaaaatagTTACTGTTTAACATAagctaaaaaaataataattaaatagctAGCAATTATAAGCAACAAATATATTGAAGATTATGTTAAGTGCTGTCTGTACTTTCTGGTTCACTGCTTACGCATTCAATCTTGAGCTCCAGTTAGCAATCATGCTGATAGGGTTGGTCGTTCCAATTGCGGATAGTGGCACCCGCAGTTGAGCACTCGTCTGCGTCGGTCTTCAGTCGTCACTCTTCAGACGTCAGTCGCTCGTCGTTCGTCGTTTGCTCGATTTTTCGTATCGTGAGAACCGCTCGAGAAACGTCGTGTGTTTCCCACGCGATGTGCACACCTGCCATTTAAGTCGCTTATATGGTTACGATTacaaacacagcagcagcagcagcagcagcagcaacaacaacaataacaacaccagcaacaacaagatgaGGGCCTCGACTGACGACGGCACACATTTATTGCGCCGGCGCGACGCGCATTATCAGCGTCGTGTGGCTGGCCTGACGActtgactgactaactgactgccTAACTGCCtaactggctgactgactgactgactgacagtctgactggctggctgactgatTACTGACTGCTTTACTTTAGTTTTTCACTGTTGTCGTCATcatgttgctgcttgttgttattgttgccggcatcgtcgacgtcgtcgtcgtcgtcgtcgtcattgtcgattgtttaatttaaatcgcCGTCGCAATGTCGGCAGCGCTACTTGGCTTCAGCTTAATGATTATACCTCAGACACAACCCCGAGGTTTCTGCGGAATTGTACGCAATAGTTATTTGTACTTTACGACATGCGCTAATTGAACCGCAAAAGAGTTTATGagccacagcaacatcaacagcaccatcgacatcaacatcaacttcaacttcagttTGTGAGCTTTAGCTTCACCTGTTGATTGGCCAAAGCCGAAGGTGAAAAGTTGGCGCTACAATTGACGtgattggaattgaaattgacttTTTATAGACGCTGCCTGTCGGGCCAACATCAAATAGAACTCAATTGTGGCTGTGATTTGATGAGCACTGGGTCATGTGGCAGCAGCTTCTTTGATCAGCAGGTGCTTAACACTCGAAACACTCAGACACACATAATCAATCCATCAAAAAGGGCTTAAGAATTGGAAGTTGAAAGAATATTTGATGAAGGGAAAGATATGCTTTATAGGATTTCGAAATGAAGTGATAAAACTGAAGGTCAGAATTAAAGAAATAGAGAAGCGTTTAATTAGGAATATCTAATAGCTAATGTAAGGATCCTAATGTTCTCATCCCTTACCCTACAGCTATACCTCAACCTATTTAACTCTCATTATCGTTAATTACTTATGATATCTTTGCTTTATGCTACTGCCACTTTAAATAGTTATTCTT
Coding sequences:
- the LOC133837378 gene encoding enhancer of split m4 protein encodes the protein MCQNKNIIANNNNMNMKSNKKSYSVKKLLQKIFKQQQVEEQQNMQNTHKANSLESLESIENSRNADLESIANKSCADSLESYENEANERLSASCEIEDYELEQLPTVPVHFVRTAHGTFFWTAASDLPADNDLIEPLYCSTANEIAVAQFQDRWVQA
- the LOC133838165 gene encoding enhancer of split m5 protein, whose amino-acid sequence is MAPQTASTHVSKTQHYLKVKKPLLERQRRARMNKCLDTLKTLVAEFQGDDAILRLDKAEMLEAALVFMRKQVIKQQAPVSPVPMDSFKNGYMNAVSEISRVMACTPAMSVDVGKTVMTHLGMEFQRMLQADQQPQQQQQQKLSAVSRPSSPASSGYHSDAEESEAAASPQPASNSPMWRPW